In the genome of Panthera uncia isolate 11264 unplaced genomic scaffold, Puncia_PCG_1.0 HiC_scaffold_1768, whole genome shotgun sequence, the window AAGTATTTTAGCTGCACAAAGTATCTATTTCACCTAAAAATATTGCACTTTACTGCTCTACCCTCTTTGTCAGCCAAATTAGCCCTTAAAACTTCAGGATCATGCACAATTAGTGTGGCAGCAGTGAGGTCCTACAACAGGTATATTGCTAAGACCCCAGGTGAGAAATAAAGTCTTTCAGGAATGATTTATTTTATCGTGTGAACTGATGAGCATCAGGTAATTGCCTTTTAATTGACTGGCTGTCTAAGTAACATGCCTTTGAGGGAAACACTACTTTTGAAATTTCCTTTGGccaggaggggaaggagcaggCTAAAAGTCTTTGAAGTCTACAGCCATCAGACTAATTATCGGCACCATTCAACGTACATTCATTTAATTACAGTAAATTAAAAAGGATGTGGGGTttgggaggaaaataaaagagtcaATAAATGGCGACAGAAACACCAGACTATGCAAATTATCAGTGCCTTTTCTGGAGACCACTAGCCCTCCCTCCTCTCGACACACGTACAAAACTaatgcagacagagagagagtaaaaaGAGGCGGGGGTGGGTAGGAGGGGGGATTCGCTGTGGGCCAAAACGGTGGAGGTAACTTGATGATGCTTATCTaactcaatccccatcacctcttaGGAAGGAGACATAATTGTCCACTTTTTACGGAGGATAAGAACGCGCACTTTTGGGCACTCACTCGACGCCAGTGTTCTAGGCACACGATGAGCTCTGTAGATCTGAACtcgtttaatccttacaacagccctATACGGACTATATGCTATGtgccattttctctattttacccCTGTGGAAACTGCAGCACAGGAAGGTCAactaacttgttcaaggtcacacagcgcaGAGGTGGTGGGACCCATGCAAACCCAGGTGATCTGCCCCCTGACGACATGTCCTCAACCATCCCTCAGGGGAGGCCCTCGAGGTCCAGAATGACAATGAGGCGGAAGAGGAGTGCCAGCTCCTCCTGGTCTAACTTCAAAGGTCATGGCTTTCCAAGGGGCATAAGAGACtacggagagagggagatgaaccAAGACGAGGACCTCAGCAGGACAGCACCGCACCTCTGGGACTGCAGTACCCCCGAAGacgaggaggcagagaggggaaagtTGGGAACTCCAGCTCCGGGTGATTCGGGAGCCAAGAGTCGCAGCTGCTGAAAGAAGAGACTGAAACCTTGACCAGTGTGATTCTAAACCCAGGCACATTTCATGATGCCGCACCGCCGGATGACAAAGGATGTTCTATGTTTTGGCTTCTTCTGGGACAAGATgcacaaacaaacatttttaaagcttaaagGTTGATgtcttgggggggaaaaaaaaaagtcctttgttCCTGACATTTAAATAGACAGTTGGAACTGAGATCAGATTACCTGCAAAGCTGGAGAGCGGAAATTCAGCCGGGGGTCTTTTAACAATACAGCAGAGACAGGAAAGATGCTTAAAACAACCCAGAGCATACTGGTAATTCTACCTTTGCTGAGGGCGACTCATCACGTTTATTTTGTCACCTCTCAACAGCTTACCAGAACGGCGGCTTAGTAGGTGACCACAAACCACTGCCCCACCAGTATCTGGCTGGAGAATGAGGAGAACGACCACAGCAAGCACTATGTGTCTAGAACGGTCTTCTCCCATATCCTTAACTCAGAACAAGATCAACATTTGGAATTGCATACGTTAACTCAATAtaccggaaaaaaaaaaattctttcccctAAATGCTTTTTTAACTTCAAATCCCCGTGGTTGGTGAAGAGTTAGTTttgcaaaagaataaattttatcaCTTGTTTTGAATCTCTGCTAACATGGAGACGTGTGACATGGTCCGAATGTTCCTTTCCTCTTGTGGGATGCTCAGACCATCAAAATTTCATTAGCCTCACAGCCGTTCTAGCGCCTTCTTAACTTGAACTGTTGGCCTctttatcaataaataaatgaaacctaATCCCTTTTAGTGACTACACTCTTCTTTGAAGTTTCAACTAGAACATCGGGCACTTGGCTTGCATAATTTTACAAATGTTGAATAACAGTTTTCTGGGGAAAACAGCCTATTCACAGTTATTTCAAATGATGAAAACAGTCAACGAAAACTCCAGTGCTAAACCGGATGAAAACAAGGCAATGTCTGGTTCCTAAATTCGTTTCATTTTGGTGTGTTATTTCTCACATGTCCTTCTTGTTTCGACCTAGAGTGATATAATGGAACTTCCAATGATGCATCTGAAGCTAGTGCAGTGAATGATATTAGacacttaaaataatgaaaagcaaagaaagatatCACTGGAAAAATCAATAGCCTCTCAAACTTAGAGCTGCGAAGAATAACCGAGGAcagaattcaattatttttattttatattagaaatatttgacCAGAAATAGTAACAGCAAACTACGTAACAGTTTTGAGGATACGGCTTAGAAGGATGTTAGAAGGCCGTGCGTAGGATTATGGATTCTAGTTTTCCCTACAACTCGGCTTAAGAAAGATATCCATAGTTttgatatcagaaaaaaaaaaaaaattcctccataCTCTTGTTTCATTCCACAATCCAAAAGATCTGCTACATATCCCAGAAAAGTATGCTTTCCCACCTCTTAATGCAATTCATTCCTTTTAGTGGAATCTTGCTCCTTCGGACTGATCAGTGACAATTCAGAACAAATAATCTGAAATTAATCTGAAATGCTCCTATGGCCGTACATATTAAATCTACGCGACAACCAGTGTCCCTTCAGAGGCCATAtctgttttatttgctcttttgttttcttccctaggCTGACCTCATTGGGACTTCTTGGACCATcaaaatgtgttttgttgttgttgtgttttttttttttttttttttttcaaaaacgaCCACAGCCAAACCTTGGGGAAAAGAGTAAACACGAGTTTAAGTCATCCCTTGCCCAGCGCAACAAACATTGTTTTTGACACTCTATACTCTTAACTTGGCTGACCTGTTTACTCTCAACAAATGCTACCAAATGTTCTGAATTTCGATGCAGGGCCCTTGACaccctcttcctgtctctcttcatTCTGCTTCATAACAAGCACCTGGAGCCAGGAAAGAGCACACCTTCTCTCACCTTGACGTAACTCCATGAGCAAGGTCTaccagggagcaggggaggcgAGGACCTCCTCTACGTAATGACGGTCCATGCAGATGGTGAGGGTCCGTGGTAGGGAGAAACCcagtcttccttctctcctccctgccatTTGGATATTTCATACCCTTAACTGAAAGCTGAAAATTTGGTaagttttacattttccaaaaagaaaacaaaaaacaaaaaacaaaaaacggcaTGTGTTGGGGCATTCACCATGAAATCGCTTCAGCAggtgtagaattttaaaaatcgtACACTTCATTTCTGTTTTACGAATACAGATGCTCTAACAGGATACATTTGTCATTAGAAAGGATAAAGATGCCGCAAAGATTGTGGGTGGAAAGAACAACCTGACCCGATACGAGACAGTATTTAACGGATACGGGTATGGATATAATGCAGATAATCAGAAACGAATGCATCATCTTGCTACGTTCTGTTCTTTTCTACAACTACCTGCCTGTCAAGCCGGTCCAACTCAGCCCTTAATCATGTAGTTTAGGGAAATCAAATGCCGAGTGCTACTTTGGAATATAACCATCGTACCTGAAGATTCGGACAGACAGGAAACAAAGTTTGTACCAACGCTTACGCATTTAAGGTCAGGAACTTCTGAATCCCCGGTGAAAGCAGATACAAATACAGGTTTTACGGAGGTGAGTGGATTAGCTCAGAGAAACGCTGGCAGCCTGATTCGAAGACTCATTTTGTCAGAAAGAACCGTCCTTGTTTCCTGTTTGGGGCTGGAATAAAGCCAGCCACCATCAAAAACTGACACTTCCAAAATGAATACAGTGAGTGCGAATCATTAATCGATCTTGACTTTGGTTTGACGCGCTGAAGTATTCTACATAAGATCCTGTGTTAGTCGGTTTAAGTGAGACTTTTTTTGTGTGACTCGAAGGGAAGCCGGTAAGAGTGAAAGCATTAGGCACCACTCCGTCCTGTGGCAGCTAAAACGGAAAGCTGAACAGACCTGCTTTCCTATGGCAAAGCGAAGCTGACAAAGTTGGTCAATAAGTAATACAAATGAAACGCCGTTGGTGAAACAaccatctttcttttcaaatgtcatGCAATtcctccattttaattttctccttgctTCCTGGTGCATCATACACACATAGCATCAATAACTATATTAAAGTAGCAAGGGCACCGTGAATACTAAATGCCGACAGAGAAATGTCCTTTTGTTGTCTGGGACGTTGGCACTGACGCCCCAATTCTTCTTAAAAGCAATACTGACGAAAAATTAAGTTTCCTTTTAAAGCTATTATTGTATATAAATGAACTGTTGTGATTATCCCGCATTGgcactaagaaaaaaatcccaataatTTATAAAGACACCTTTCTTACAGTATGCAACACTGCTATTTGGATATCCTACAATGCAATTTCTGTGTGTGGACTTAACTGCATGATAATCCAGTCCGCAaagcacatcaaaaccacactctcCCTCTTTACCAAAATTTCAATGGCTCTCATCAACCAGTAAGTTTAAAGCATGATCAAATTTGTTCTTCAATCACTTGAGCCCTGTTAATAAACTATTCTGTGTGCTCACTCATCCATTCTAAGATTCTGCAACTTTGAGATATCTTCAAGAGGAATCTACAAAGACATCTTTGATTACAAGCTGGCTCTGGGGTAAACTTTATCACCACTGGCTTTGCTACCCCACAGAGAATAACAGGTGACATGGTCCAAGATAAGTCAaagctaatctttttttttttttttttctgtacataattaaaatgtttttcaaaactatAGCTAACACATCATAGACTGCTTGCATAATTTAACCATCTGATgtcaaatattgatttttttccaggaaaaaatgCATTATTCAAGGACACTTCTTGAGTTCTACTGCATTAgaaccaaaagaaaggaagaaggaagaaagagaaggaagaaatgtgaggagagaagaaaggaagagaagcatGCCCCCACATTTGACTAAAACAGACAGCAGCTCTGAAGGCCAACATTATAGAGCAAAAAATGGTACTTACCATTCTCACTGTCTGACTTGTTTTCGTGCTCCGTATCTGTCAGGGTGAGGGCTGAGTTGGACCGGCTTGACAGGCAGGAGCTGCGGCCTGATTTGACCCCCCTGCCCCAAAGTCTCATGGCATGCTCTGGGGACATCACTGCTTCATTTTCAGTATCAGCATCTGACCCTGCACTGATAGAGTAACCTCTGTGGGGGAGCCCCATTTCCGCACAAAACACAAGTCCTCTTCGAGTTGCTGGTTCACAAACTCCTAACTGCCTTAGGGTAAAATTCTGTCctaattagggggaaaaaaagataacaacTAGTGAGtacatgtttcattttcttcttcttcttcttcttttttttttttttaaagaaatctcccTAAAATAAACACTCAAGCATTCAGGTTTTTCAGTTATCAGCACCAGGTGTTTACATTAGCAAAGCATGGCATATGGTCAAGTGGGTGCAATTATGGCGGGCGGGTGGGGTTCCTCCCCCGACTTCCCACACACCCCCACTTAGAGCTCCTTTGTCAACCACTTAAGCCCGTAAGCACCTccagagggggtgtggggggtaaGCCAAGGAGAACACACCATGCCAACTCAGCCCAGAGAAAGGACTGGTTATCAGTGATCAAATTTTGTTTCGCAACTTGGGAAGCAAGAGAAACTGTCCGAGTTATCTCTGGTGTCTTGGCTCTAGTCCTAAATGATGGGATTTTTCCCACCCAGATGTCACTCCTTTGCAAGAGAAAAGAGACTAAGTTACTTGTTAAGTAGAAATAGGAGCTTGGTCAATCTTTATTACATATTCCCACCTTAAGTTAGCCACCGATGTAAACAcaaatcttgtgtgtgtgtgtgtgtgtgtgtgtgtgtgtgtgtgtgtgtgtgtgtatacatatactatattttGGAGTGTCATGCCTTGAAAATTTGCAGACATATGACTTTCTAGACATCTTTAGTAATCACCTGGAAACATCGGTATTGATCAGAGTAAAccaatttttgcaaataaagtgcactctaaaaataaagtgggagaaaaatgtatttaaaaattaatgataaaatcaAGTTCCCTGAAAAATAAACGGCTGTGAACCCTGCGGGCCTTTACTAATAAATTGAGCATAATAAAACCCACGACACGGCAATAACTTAAAGTAAAAGTGTTTAAATTAGGTGACACTTTAAAATGACTACTCTTATTAATGACTTTGCCAATCGTGTATGTATTCTTGAACTTTCACGTATGTTTTATGGGCCTCTGGATGAGTAGAGGGAGAAATATGTTTGCTTGTAGGATGCAGGTATATGactcttccatttcttggctcGTGCTGGTGTGATGGAGTCTGAGATTTAGATTTAGGTACCGACCAGAATCAACATCCATGTAAAGAATAACAGCACACAACGACTGATTTAAATGCCACTACATAAAACCAACCTTTCAAGAATGTGAAGCATTTAGATCACTCATAGTCTTCATTTTCCTACTTCTGTCTCTTCAATCTACgaacattttaaagttaattggCTGGTGTGAGAGCTAACACAACACTGTATGTTTTAAAAGCGGATGTCATAGGTGATTTGTGATAAAATAACAACATGTTGAATCTTCTAGGAAGTGAGTCAAACATAATGCACAGTATAGTACATATTTGGTTATAAAGGTATCAGTAACCTCCAGGCCTCAGCACATTTTAACTAGTGTGGTTAATTGCTTTATTGCTGTGGTCATATCAGAAGTCGGAATCAGCTTTATCTTGGTCAGACTTCAAAATGGGTTCTGACAATTGACACtcataaataatgaaaatctgtTGCTACAATTAGCTGCAAATCAAACTGCTTATCAGAGAGATTTCAATAAGTACCTGAACCAAAAAATATGtcggaaaataaaaaagagaaggagaaaagggaaaaagagccCTTTGGACAGTGGAAAAAGTGGGCAAGCCTGACGAATTAAGGCACAGTATTgtcagaatctttttttaaagaattagtgtAGCTTGTATCATGAAAGTAAATCCCAAAAAGGTCAAGGTCATGGACAGTTAATGGAATAGTGGTGGGAGAATTTCTCCACTGTTATTTATACATCACATTTTaaatgggaagagggaagaaaggggtCAAAAACAGTTAAATATTACCATTATACatgttgatttttcaaaata includes:
- the LOC125917374 gene encoding teneurin-3-like; the encoded protein is MDVKERRPYCSLTKSRREKERRYTNSSADNEECRVPTQKSYSSSETLKAFDHDSSRLLYGNRVKDLVHREADEYSRQGQNFTLRQLGVCEPATRRGLVFCAEMGLPHRGYSISAGSDADTENEAVMSPEHAMRLWGRGVKSGRSSCLSSRSNSALTLTDTEHENKSDSENGKYHFLLYNVGLQSCCLF